CACATACAGGCGCGGCAGGGAGAAGCCGAGTGCCGCCAGGACCACCCCACCCAAGGCGACGTAAGGGATGTAGGGTGGTTCTACCAGCAGGGCTGCTCCCACCGCGGCGAACAACGGCGCAAAGACAAGCACCGTTCGGATAGCTCGATACTCAGCGAGAGCACGGGGGCTGTAGTATCCCGCTCGGATTAGCTCCGGAAGAATCTCTTCCCGGTCGCGGGCTTCGCCAGGCACACCGCTAGCCAAGACCTCGGTCATATCGCCGAGGATCAATTCCGCTTGGGAATCACCACTACTGGTCTCCAACGGCATGCGGACGGCCGTCACCGTCGAGCGGCGAAAGAGAAGCAAAAAGAGCAAAAAGAAGGCCAGTGTCACACTACCGCCGACTACTAGATACCATATCCACTCTATCGTCATGGCATCACCTCAATTACTACAAGCAGGTATATGGAATAATTTGGTTCCCCAGGCTCAGTAGTAGTAGCGGCAATCTTTTGTATTTACACCCTATTTCTGTTACACGAACTGTTCCTGTCTCGTCGAATCAAAGTTTCCTCACCCGTCTAGTGCAAACAAGGAAGCTCTGAGGTTGCTATATCACAATGTTAGCTTTTTTACACATTTTCTAAAATAAATATATTTTATTCCTTTCAGTTGTTTTCTGAGGCTGTCAATAATCGACTTTGAGAATCTGGAGGAGCCAGACGATTCCTATGGCTTGCATAATCGCGCACATGAGTATGATACTCCAGCCGCCGGGGCTTTGCATGAAACTCTGGACATATTCCGGTTCGGCCAGGACGTAAGCGAGTAGGAGCAGTGGTGCAGCTAGTCCGATGGCAATGGCCACGATCCGTCCTTGGGCTGTGGCGGCAAGGAATTGACCACGGTACTGATTGCGATCGCGAACGCTATCGGCTAGCCGTTCCAGGAGCAGCACCAGATTGCCGCCAGTTTGGGTGTAGAGGCCGACGGTAGAAACGAGCAGATCAAAATCCATGAGACGAATCCGGCGAGCCGTGGATTGCAGGGCGGCAGTGGGACTCAGACCCAGTTTCATCAGACCGACGGTGTGCTTCAACTCATCCGCGAGCGGGGGGGTGCCCTGTTCCGCGTAAAAGCGGATGGCTTCTTCAATCGGCAAGCCTGCACGCACGGAACCGGCGATCATGCGGAAGGCATCCGGCAATTGATCCTGCAACTGACGGCGGTACCGCCGGCTGGCTATGGCTACCACTCCCAAAGGAATTCCCAACCCCAAGAGGATCCCCAGCACGGTCAACCCCAGGTTTTCTTTCCAGAGCCACACGCCGCCTCCAAAGAGTGTGGCCAGAAAGATCATGACAGCTAACACTCCCAGGGGAGAGGCATCCAGACCGGAGTGCCGCACAGCGGTCTCGAACCAGGTGTCGAAGCGGGTTCGCAGGTCCGGTTCTGGCTCAGGAGCGATTTTGGTCAAACCCACGCCGCTATCGGGAGGGCTAGTCAGGCGGCGTTCCGCGAGGCGACGCCGTTCGGCCAACGAACGAGAAACCACCAATATGGCAGCCAGGAGGCAGAGCACGGTAATGCCGATGCCGAACAGTCCCAGCGGTCCCAGCGATTCCACGTGTCGGTCCTCCCCAGCAAGTGGTGCCGCAAAACGCAAAGTCCCGCTTCCTGCATACGCCTGCGTCCTCGCCCTGCCTTACGTGGCTCAACCTAGCCAGCCGTAGGCGGGATAATGAGTTACCGCGAAGGTACACTTCATCCTTGAAGGGAATGGCCCGTCGTAACCTGACAGGGATGACTACTCGTCCTTCCAAACCCGCTCGCGGAACATGTCATCGGGTAATTCGATCCCCATGGCCTGGAACTTTTCCAGGACGCGGGGCCGATAGCCCGTGGCGTAAAACTCTCCGAAGGCCCGGCCATCGCGGACCCCAAGTTGGCGATAGCCGTAAATGTCCTTTACATGATACGGCGGCGGGTCTGTCCCCAAAAGTTCGGAAATCCGCACCACTTTCCGCATTCCCCCTTTGAGTCGCGCCAGTTGTACCACAAGGGTAATGGCGGTAGCGATGTAATGACGGATCACCGGCACAGGCAACTCAAAACCCGCGAGCATCACCATCATTTCTAAACGGGTTAGTGCGTCGTCGGTATCGTTGGCGTGGATGGTGGTGAGGGAACCTTCATGGCCGGTATTCATGGCTTGGAGCATGTCCAGGGCTTCGCCGCCGCGGACTTCGCCCACGATGATCCGATCCGGACGCATGCGCAAGGCGTTGCGGACGAGTTCGCGCTGGCGGATTTCCCCCGTTCCTTCCACGTTGGCAGTTTTGGTTTCCAGGCTGACCACGTGCGGTTGGCGCAACTTCAACTCCGCCGCATCTTCGATTGTGATCAAACGTTCTTCCGGAGGAATGAATTGGGACAAGGCATTGAGCAACGTGGTTTTCCCGCTGCCCGTCCCGCCGGAGATCAGGATGCTCACG
This portion of the Thermogemmata fonticola genome encodes:
- a CDS encoding type II secretion system F family protein gives rise to the protein MESLGPLGLFGIGITVLCLLAAILVVSRSLAERRRLAERRLTSPPDSGVGLTKIAPEPEPDLRTRFDTWFETAVRHSGLDASPLGVLAVMIFLATLFGGGVWLWKENLGLTVLGILLGLGIPLGVVAIASRRYRRQLQDQLPDAFRMIAGSVRAGLPIEEAIRFYAEQGTPPLADELKHTVGLMKLGLSPTAALQSTARRIRLMDFDLLVSTVGLYTQTGGNLVLLLERLADSVRDRNQYRGQFLAATAQGRIVAIAIGLAAPLLLLAYVLAEPEYVQSFMQSPGGWSIILMCAIMQAIGIVWLLQILKVDY
- a CDS encoding CpaF family protein; translation: MGQTRPTSDTFHTRYHRLKTEIHKRIVETIDLSKLNRWEPQRLRREVRHLATQLCANAPELLNELEREQLVEEVMSEVFGLGPLDPLMSDPAITDILVNGPHTVYVERHGRLELTDVRFYDNAHLLQIIQRVAARVGRRADEMSPMLDARLEDGSRVNAILPPLALNGPVLSIRRFGVRLSGEDLIDNRTMPEEFLRLLQAAVEARVSILISGGTGSGKTTLLNALSQFIPPEERLITIEDAAELKLRQPHVVSLETKTANVEGTGEIRQRELVRNALRMRPDRIIVGEVRGGEALDMLQAMNTGHEGSLTTIHANDTDDALTRLEMMVMLAGFELPVPVIRHYIATAITLVVQLARLKGGMRKVVRISELLGTDPPPYHVKDIYGYRQLGVRDGRAFGEFYATGYRPRVLEKFQAMGIELPDDMFRERVWKDE